ACAGAATTTCCAATTTTGTGGAAACCCATTCAGGCGGTATATTGCCACTAAGGTAGTTACGAGTCAGATCACTGAAAGTCAGAAAAAAGATTTTTACTTGAATTAGAGGTTATATTTCCATTTCAAGTGtcgaaagataataataataataataataataataaataggaAGTATTTCTTACAGTCCCTTAAGGAAAGGCAGCTTCGTAATTGATGTTGGAAGCACACCATCAAAATCTTGCTCTCTGAGAATACTGTATTTCAAGAAAACATCAAATCAAAATATGACAGgtaaaattccaaaattttagaGTTCTAAATCAGTTGTTGCAAGTGATTAGGAAAAGATATCTAACAATAGCTTCCGATTAGGCAAAGTACGGTGGgaaaaaatccatgacagctacTACCAATCATTACCAAAATACACCGTATTAAAACGTAATTTCACCAAACAGAAGCAAGCTTGGAAAGTGTACATGTGAAAAACATGGCAAAATTCATCCAGGCCTGTGTAATCGCAGAGGACACTATTGTTGTACTCGTAATTTTGAGCGAAGCCTGGTCGCTTCCAGATTGTATTGTTAATGCTGAAACGTTCTACTGTGAAATTCCAATCTTTTTTCCCCAGTTGTGTTGTAATTTCACGTAGAGCTTTATCTGCACAAACATCAAACCCATAtcaactttaaattttatttttgaagaaGTACTGGTCACCAGTTCATCAGGTGAACCCATTGAACGGGTTTGAGTCTGATAACAGTGATAAAGATTTAGTTGTAACGGAATTATCACTttgatttgaaaatttatttagtactcttgatttttatttatatatatatatatatatatatatatatatatatatatatataaataaaaatcaagagtactaaataaattttcaaatcaaagtgataattctgttatatatatatatatatataatgtctaatgactatttttatattttaaagaaaaataattatttttaattatataaataacgtctaataatttttattatcttacccaaaattctgtatctcattttaagtgaATTTCTCTCAATTGGGTCTCAAGAAAACTATATTTAATACCAATATAAAGAGATTAAATCTATATCATTAGGTATATtatttttactaattaatcttgtaaactatatatttttttttatacaaaCTCTTATTTGAGTGTGAAAATGTATGAAAATATACTAGTAAATCTTTgactcatttatttttttttttattttacaattCTACACGATAAGAAATTTTCTTAAACTACTAacactttaaaaaataaaatgagtgatttattttttctattttttgtgAGTACTAAGTTCAGTTTTACAgtctttaaatttaaatattttactatAAACTAAACTAACAAAAAGGAAGATTGAATTTTAAGACTTTAAAATTCTTATAATTGACAAAATTATCGTTGTcgttttaattcttaaatttaccATATAGTACatgtaatattattaaaaattatgatcTAGtgattcttttattttatttttttattcaaatttaaattaaattgataattatTTGATGACATACATTGAGAAATATATATTTAGTTCTATTTACAATAAAACCACAGTGTCACACTTCCAACACAAAAGTTAAATTATGTatgcataaatatataaaattattgtcCACTAATATACagctattataaattattttaagtatGTAACTTATTATTGCATCACATATATAAGTTTTTTagctaaattatattaaaaatccaAACTTTTGGAGCTTTTGTATTTATgttttaattcaatgattttaATTTTGACCTAACTGATTAAacctttaaaaattgaaaaaattatatCCAAATTTAAATTGGAATTTGGGGAAAGTGCAATCCTACTAATATGCCATATGACATTTTTTGTTTTT
The Hevea brasiliensis isolate MT/VB/25A 57/8 chromosome 18, ASM3005281v1, whole genome shotgun sequence genome window above contains:
- the LOC131175946 gene encoding uncharacterized protein LOC131175946, with product MLTFKKQCFFLFQAMVGCFGPSPLDPGEGLRSGKWMVKKRKAIPGILRPTLLMLILQMCTVEARSVNLPPDEDKALREITTQLGKKDWNFTVERFSINNTIWKRPGFAQNYEYNNSVLCDYTGLDEFCHVFHMYTFQACFCLVKLRFNTVYFGNDW